A stretch of Brassica rapa cultivar Chiifu-401-42 chromosome A08, CAAS_Brap_v3.01, whole genome shotgun sequence DNA encodes these proteins:
- the LOC103835541 gene encoding LOW QUALITY PROTEIN: vacuolar sorting protein 39 (The sequence of the model RefSeq protein was modified relative to this genomic sequence to represent the inferred CDS: inserted 1 base in 1 codon; deleted 1 base in 1 codon; substituted 2 bases at 2 genomic stop codons): MKPIYISSASALRQEPYVLETTVSGFSKKPIVSMKTVAVITKAKGANGYSWDDRGRGFVEVRDFGVPDTAKSISWCGDNICLGIRKEYVILNTANGTLSEVFPSGRVSPPLVTSLPSGDLLLGKNIGVFVDQNGKLLQTERICWSEAPTAIVIQNPYAIALLPRRVEVLSWQIVQLTASGNFEEAIALCKLLPPEDSSLRAAKESSIHTRFAHYLFENGSYEEAMEHILASQVDITHVLSMYPSIILPKTTIIPQPDKMVDEASLSRGSSGISDDMESSSPXYYLESEGNAALESKKMSHNTLMALVKYLXKRRPGIIEKATSEGTEEVISDAVGKSMKSNKGRGVILPLNSGAREMAAILDTALLQALLHTGQSGAAVDLLKGVNYCDVKICEEILMKSKNYSALLELFKSNSMHHEALKILKQLLEDSKSNQSKTDVTELFSPELIIEYLKPLCRIDPMLVLESCPTQTIDLFLSGNISADLVNSYLKQHAPNMQGRYLELMMAMNETAVSGNLQNEMVQIYLSEVLNLHAAQSAQQKWDDKDHPPERKKLLSALESIPGYXTLLKRLPRDALYEERAVILGKMNQHELALSIYVHKFYAPDLALAYCDRIHESISYLPSGKPSSNIYLTLLQIYLNPKKSAKDFAKRIVALGSFKLGGERRSVQT, from the exons ATGAAACcaat TTACATCTCCTCCGCCTCTGCGCTGCGTCAAGAGCCTTACGTCCTCGAGACGACCGTCTCTGGCTTCTCTAAGAAACCTATCGTGTCCATGAAG ACAGTCGCTGTGATCACCAAAGCGAAAGGCGCGAACGGCTACTCGTGGGACGACC GAGGAAGAGGGTTTGTAGAAGTGAGAGACTTTGGAGTTCCTGATACTGCAAAGTCCATTTCTTGGTGTGGTGACAACATTTGCTTAGGGATTAGGAAAGAGTATGTGATACTTAACACTGCTAATGGGACACTCTCTGAGGTGTTTCCTTCTGGTAGAGTTTCTCCTCCTCTTGTGACTTCTCTACCTTCTGGTGACCTTCTCTTGGGGAAG AACATTGGAGTTTTTGTTGATCAAAACGGGAAGCTACTTCAGACGGAGAGGATTTGCTGGTCAGAGGCTCCAACGGCTATTGTCATTCAGAACCCGTATGCAATAGCCTTGTTACCTAGACGAGTTGAGGTAT TGTCATGGCAGATTGTGCAGTTAACAGCTTCAGGAAACTTTGAGGAAGCCATAGCTCTATGCAAGTTACTCCCTCCTGAAGACTCAAGCCTAAGAGCCGCGAAAGAGAGTTCGATTCATACAAG ATTCGCTCATTATCTTTTTGAGAACGGGAGCTATGAGGAAGCCATGGAACACATCCTAGCATCTCAAGTAGACATCACACATGTACTT TCCATGTATCCATCCATTATTCTTCCTAAAACAACAATTATTCCTCAACCAGATAAGATGGTGGATGAAGCTTCTCTTTCTAGAGGCTCATCCGGCATTTCAGATGATATGGAGTCTTCGTCTCCATGATATTACTTGGAATCTGAAGGCAATGCAGCTCTTGAATCTAAGAAAATGAGCCACAACACTCTGATGGCTCTTGTAAAGTACTTGTAGAAGAGGAGACCTGGTATTATAGAGAAGGCTACTTCTGAAGGAACAGAAGAGGTCATTTCAGATGCTGTTGGCAAGTCTATGAAGTCCAACAAG GGACGTGGTGTGATCCTCCCACTTAACTCAGGTGCCAGGGAGATGGCAGCGATCCTTGACACAGCTCTTCTCCAAGCACTTCTTCACACTGGCCAGTCCGGAGCTGCTGTAGATTTATTAAAAGGTGTCAACTACTGTGATGTAAAAATTTGTGAGGAGATTCTCatgaaaagtaaaaattacTCTGCACTGTTGGAATTGTTCAAGAGCAATTCGATGCACCATGAAGCCCTTAAGATTCTTAAACAGCTCTTGGAAGATTCCAAATCAAACCAGTCAAAAACTGATGTTACGGAGCTGTTTAGTCCTGAGTTGATCATTGAATATCTCAAGCCTCTCTGCAGGATTGATCCAATGCTTGTCCTGGAAAGCTGTCCGACACAAACCATTGACTTGTTTTTATCCGGAAACATCTCTGCAGACCTTGTCAATTCTTATCTGAAGCAGCATGCTCCGAACATGCAGGGTAGATATTTAGAACTTATGATGGCGATGAATGAAACCGCAGTTTCAGGGAATCTCCAAAACGAGATG GTACAAATCTACCTTTCAGAAGTGCTTAATTTGCATGCTGCTCAAAGCGCGCAGCAGAAATGGGATGACAAGGATCATCCTCCTGAAAGGAAAAAGCTATTGTCTGCGTTAGAGAGCATACCAGGGT AGACTTTGTTGAAGCGTCTTCCACGTGATGCTCTCTATGAAGAGCGTGCTGTTATATTGGGGAAAATGAATCAACATGAGCTTGCTTTGTCGATCTATGTTCATAAG tTTTATGCACCTGATCTGGCGCTGGCTTACTGTGATCGTATACATGAGTCCATATCTTATCTACCATCTGGAAAACCGTCGAGCAACATCTACCTCACACTACTTCAAATATACCTGAATCCTAAGAAAAGCGCAAAGGACTTTGCAAAACGTATTGTAGCTCTAGGATCATTCAAACTTGGAG GTGAAAGAAGAAGTGTACAAACATAG